Within Vicia villosa cultivar HV-30 ecotype Madison, WI linkage group LG1, Vvil1.0, whole genome shotgun sequence, the genomic segment acaagtatccgctTCCAAAAATAGATGACTTGATGGATTAATTGGTCGATGCTCGTGTGTTTAAcaagattgacttgaggtcgggttatcaccagattagagtgaaagaaaaagatattcagaagacgactTTCAGAACTCGTTacggacattatgagtattcagtGATGCCTTTCAGTGTTACTAACGCGCCGGGAGTagtcatggaatatatgaatcatATCTTTCATACTTATTTGGATCAATTTGTGGTGGTGTTTGTTATGACATTCTGATTTACTCTAAGTCGGAGGAAGATCATGTAGAGCATTTGAGAGCGGTATTGCAGATTTTGAAAGTGAAAAAGTTATATGCAAAGTTGTCcaaatgtgagttttggttggaaagATTTAGTTTTCCAGAACATGTCATTTCAGGTAGTGGCATTGTTGTGGATCCATCCAAAGTAGATGCAGTGTTGCAGTGGGAAACTCCGAAATCAGTTACCGAAATTAGAAGCTTTTTGGAATTGGCTGGTTACTATAGGAGGTTTATCGAAAGCTTTTCTatagttttaaataaattttgagaacccgtgttacggaACAAGTTGTGAAGTTTTTATGacgatgtgacacccttgttggtgatttgttttgaattaaaTCCGTATTATAATGCGAATATTCCTTGTGGATTAGAACGGTATTACAGAAGCTCCCTCCACCGAAGAATCCCTCACAGGTAAGGTGATCATTGACAAAGGGAGGAAGAGTTCGAACCAGAAGATACTCTCACCCTAAATACCCTAAATACGGGAGATTCATCACTCTCAGAATGACTAAACAAATGAATAGAAAATGCTCATatattaaaaacttgaacgatactCTAATATTTCATCGAGGAATAAAACATCTTATTTCCATCTCGGAAATATCTGGAAAAAAAAGGtcaaattttaaaagttaaatttatGAAACTTTGTAAAGATAGTTTTGAAAATATCAATATTATAAAAGTGACAAATTTATAAATTATCCTGCAAGTCTATTATTCAATAATTTAATAACGGATATaacaaaaatcagaaaaagagaaaaaaaatcaaaaagaaaatgcaatagaacttccttcttttgtcTGAATATTTGAGATCCTCCAAATTTGAACCAATTGAAAATTACTGAAAATTCCTCGTTTCCTTCTCTcattataaaaaatgaaaaaattaagtAAAACCTACTAAGAAAAAGATAGCACAATATCTTCCACTCCCATTCATTTTCCTCCATCTAAACCTACCCTTAAATAAATTACATTCACTAACACCATTACTAAACTAgcttaaaaaatagtaaaaattattcattttgCAGGTTGCAGGCTCACAGGCTCACAATTTTCCTGCAACTTTCCATTCTCCCATTGTTTAACAAGATCATTGTATCCCTTAGCATAATCAATAGCAAACTCTGCCATTGAGCTCATCGCACTCGACATTCCACCGCAAAGTACCTTAACCGCAACCTCCACCActtcttctttttccttcttaCCAACTTCCACTATTTCCATATTTCCATTCGATCCAACTATCACATTTTGAGCAGAATCTTCTTTTAGTTGTTGAGAATAGAAGGAACCTAATCCAGCTGCGAACAAGTCTAGACCCTCAAGCACCGCTGTTTCTTGTATGGCGTCTAGACGTCTTGACCACTGAACACAAAGTCCAAACAAAGGATGACTGCAGCTAGACCTTCTAGGAGAGGATATTAATTTTGATGCATCGGGTTCGCATCTCATGCATCGGAGAAGCCAGCCGGTTATTGCATGAATGTATGATCTCTGAGAGGAAATCCATGACTCGAAAGTGTTTCGCCAGTTCCTCAACTCGGTTTCAAGAATGGAGGCTGAGAGTGCAAGTTTCAGTGGATCGGTTATTGACATGGAGGAATGTTTTCGGGCAGCAATGCCGTCTAGAATAATGTTGACTTCTTCCATGGTTTGCTTCTGTGTTTGATGACATTCTGCCATCACTTTCCACATCTTTGCTAGCCTGTAGTTTGTATTTTCAATCGTAAGATACATTACGGATACACGTGGATCATAACATGAAGCATAACAATCACAAAATGAATGTGTAATTTACATACCCTTGCAACATTTTAAGAAGCTGGGGATGCAACTCTTCATCCCTTAAGGTTTCGATTCTCCGGGAAATAGCTTCAACTGAGTGTATTGAAACTGTTATCTGAGTGCGTAGATCTCTAATAGCTAATCTTGTTTTATCCACAGAAGAAGGCTCCTCCCCTTTTATATCATGGTTCTTCAGTTGCAGACATTTCTTCTCATACGCAAGGCGAAACCGTGTTCCGGACTGTTAAAGAAGAAAGTAGCCATAGCATTAAGATTCCTATTATCAATATTGTATAAACCATAAGCACAATATTATTGTGATTTTAATTCTATACCCTAACTTCCTCGTAGAGCTTCTTCTCCCATGTATATAACCGGTCTAACGTTGATTGATGACTGGCAGACAACATGCCACCTTCCCCTGACGGAGGATCATTGATGTCTTCATAAGCTTCATCCCTAGAGTTTGAAAAATTCATTATACTTTTTGACGGAGACGAGCTAGAAGAAGCTGAGCGAAAAAGAGCTACTGGATTCAACAATCTTGATGCTGCAAAAGAATCATAATTTAAATCTATGTTCCTGAAAACTTACAAATAGATATAGAGTTAAACAAAAATGATCTACAAATGCAAGATTATTTCGATATACAATTCAGTATACACTTTCACCAAACCTGACAGTTCATTAGAAGTGGATAAGTGCTGAACTTTCTTAGCCTCTAACAGTACCGAGACATCATTGGCTGCATTACATACAACTGTGAATTGAGCTTCAAGATCCTTGATCACTTCTGCCATATTCGCCGGTCTTCGGTTTACATAAACTGTAAAACCAGGTGTTTCTTCGTTAGCTTCTTGATTATCAATTGCAATTTCTTGATGGCTAGATTCCATATGACCCGAAGTTTGAGATTTTGATACTTGAAAACACTCGCCACCATTGACTTGAGCAGTTTCAGTTTTAGCATCTGTTCCCTCCTTTTTCTCTTCCTTATGTTCATCGACATCTTTAACTACGGCTTCTTTTGAGGAATTCACATCGATTTCGTTCCTTTCTTCTGCTACATTTCTCTTAACGACAAAACCCTCTTTTTTAGTATCCTCTTCTTCATGTTCCAGGTCCGGTATTCCTTCTTCTTCCCGAACTTGCCTCAGTTCTCGATTCTCAGCATCCATAACAATCTCGTCAAGGCTACATCCATTAGGGTAACCGTAATAGTCCAACGACATAAACGGATTCCAAAAGGAATCCCACTGAGAAGAAGACCGTGGTGGTGAAGTCGGAGGGATAGCAACGGGTCTGTTATTCGGAGAATAAGCGAAAATCGACGCATTCATAGACGAGGCTTGCATACCAAAATAACCATCATTCCCATATTGGTACCTCGGAGGAGAATACACCTCAACACGACCCATTTCCTGCGACGGAGGCTTTTCTTCAACCGAAATCACTGGATTACCACTCGACCTCGAGTAACTCACTTTCAAAGCTGTAGTACTCGATCCAACCTCAATTGTTTCCGGAGTAGCTTCGTTCTTCACAGGCGGCGTCACGATCGAATCCAGCGAGAACTTTAGTCCTTCATCTCCTTCAAAATACTCCAGCAAAGCAGCAGATACCCTTTCGAGAGACCTAATATACGCGACATGTCCATTCGCAAACTGAGTTCTATGCTCAACAGCCTCCTTTATGAATCTCTTTCTATCTTTACAAATCTGAACcgcttcttcatcatccagctTTGATTGAGAACATCCCATTTCTCACTTCACTTCAAATTCAAATCCAAATTCAAACCCTATGAATATATCCAATCTCACCTTCGCATTTGAAATGAAAATCAAATAACTCACTTTTATAAATAAATCTCCACAAATCTGTTATCTGCATAAAAACAAAGAAatcttaatataaataaaaattaaggaaaaattctaaaaatggaacattaaccctaaaccctaaaattaaaaaatcataatGTATTATCATCCAAGTGAATAAAGTTTGATTCTTTTCTTAATTTTCAAGTAAGGGTTGTCGAAAAAAGAATAATTAAAAGCAAAAACAATGAAAAGAAAGATAATCAATATTAACATTGTAGCGAATTGGAAGAGAAAAGGTACTATGGTTTGATTTGATTGAGATGAACAGTGAACTGAACCTTAGAACTGTACTTACCTGAAGATAGAGAGTGGAAAATTGATGAAGGTTTGATCAGAGAGAAGGGAATGAGGAGAGACGTTGAAATGAAGTAACGGTCAAATATTTGAAGGGAATAGGGTTGGAACAATAAAACGACAAATGGTAGTAACAAAAAATAATGTACTCTTGAAGTGTTTTTTAACTGAAAAAAAACAAGGAATGTTGGAACAATAAAGAGGCgtaattttttgggatttttaatttATAGCTGTTATTATCTATTATTTATTGTAGGGGCggttttaaaagaaaattaatgggatgaaataaatttaagaattttttgatatggaattttttgaaaatgacaaacaAATTTATGTAATTTgttcaatattaaaataaaagtgtttttagataaataattaaaaatattttaatttaaaattttatgttttttaataggAGCTCTTTATAAgtttatttcaataaattttaagatattataaaaagacaacaaaataaaatagtaaattgatttttttttatattttactagtataattaaaaaattctaattttattagtggagtttctatttttattttttcttaacaaattcaaatcaatataacgtaaaaaaaaaaaaaaaaagacaatcaTCAAATTTTATATTTCATACCTAAAAACATCAATAatagaaaatttatattttatcacgaagatatattattttaatatcaaaatttGTTATTTAAACTTATCTAGtaagaggagtgctagcaacattCTCCaacacttattttttttattggttaaaacATGTGAAGGTCCCTCATTTTGAAAATGGATCCCACATAAAATGGTAAGACCCACACATGTTTGAATCAATAGAAAAATGAGTGTTAGAGAGAGTGttaaaaagagagtgttgctagcatttctctATGACTTTTTTCATACAATATTAAGATTAAAATATATTCTTCTTAAGTCGAGATTTTACTTC encodes:
- the LOC131601147 gene encoding protein ROLLING AND ERECT LEAF 2-like gives rise to the protein MGCSQSKLDDEEAVQICKDRKRFIKEAVEHRTQFANGHVAYIRSLERVSAALLEYFEGDEGLKFSLDSIVTPPVKNEATPETIEVGSSTTALKVSYSRSSGNPVISVEEKPPSQEMGRVEVYSPPRYQYGNDGYFGMQASSMNASIFAYSPNNRPVAIPPTSPPRSSSQWDSFWNPFMSLDYYGYPNGCSLDEIVMDAENRELRQVREEEGIPDLEHEEEDTKKEGFVVKRNVAEERNEIDVNSSKEAVVKDVDEHKEEKKEGTDAKTETAQVNGGECFQVSKSQTSGHMESSHQEIAIDNQEANEETPGFTVYVNRRPANMAEVIKDLEAQFTVVCNAANDVSVLLEAKKVQHLSTSNELSASRLLNPVALFRSASSSSSPSKSIMNFSNSRDEAYEDINDPPSGEGGMLSASHQSTLDRLYTWEKKLYEEVRSGTRFRLAYEKKCLQLKNHDIKGEEPSSVDKTRLAIRDLRTQITVSIHSVEAISRRIETLRDEELHPQLLKMLQGLAKMWKVMAECHQTQKQTMEEVNIILDGIAARKHSSMSITDPLKLALSASILETELRNWRNTFESWISSQRSYIHAITGWLLRCMRCEPDASKLISSPRRSSCSHPLFGLCVQWSRRLDAIQETAVLEGLDLFAAGLGSFYSQQLKEDSAQNVIVGSNGNMEIVEVGKKEKEEVVEVAVKVLCGGMSSAMSSMAEFAIDYAKGYNDLVKQWENGKLQENCEPVSLQPAK